A single genomic interval of Suncus etruscus isolate mSunEtr1 chromosome 12, mSunEtr1.pri.cur, whole genome shotgun sequence harbors:
- the LOC126024290 gene encoding basic proline-rich protein-like codes for MNPEEGAEKGEQPWGGISCAQAALLERERELKQPQPHPSTKGRRPRGLSETLVTPLYASHAPSGHIPLPSLQATPLERTGHAPSAGRVPETRAPDAALPPSPRMRSPRRRPASRQPDSTQTGCGRPGLAPPRAARAWGDAGGSSTPGGDRAGPPASPACRPATRRLEPPVASPNAAPPHPPLASALRPAPPLSCVRGPGSESGFSLTAALRSATQLRAPPSRRPDQPKACAAGTLRLYWTRRPGGRDIWAPIGRGGLVGGQSRWATIGQKCVVGWASGLLLD; via the exons AAGAGGGCGCCGAAAAGGGGGAGCAGCCTTGGGGCGGGATCTCCTGCGCCCAGGCCGCCCTACTGGAGCGGGAGCGGGAGCTGAAGCAGCCCCAGCCCCATCCATCCACCAAAGGCCGGCGGCCCCGCGGGCTGTCAGAAACATTGGTCACGCCCCTCTATGCAAGTCACGCCCCTTCGGGACACATACCACTCCCCTCGTTGCAGGCCACGCCCCTCGAGAGAACAGGCCACGCCCCGAGCGCCGGGCGCGTCCCTGAGACGCGCGCACCCGACGCTGCGCTTCCGCCGAGCCCGCGCATGCGCAGTCCCCGCCGCCGCCCCGCCTCCCGCCAGCCCGATTCCACACAGACGGGCTGCGGCCGGCCGGGCCTCGCGCCACCCCGGGCCGCTCGGGCGTGGGGCGACGCTGGCGGGTCGAGTACACCCGGCGGCGACCGAGCCGGGCCTCCGGCGAGCCCAGCCTG CCGCCCCGCGACGCGGAGGCTCGAGCCTCCCGTCGCCTCGCCCAACGCGGCGCCTCCTCACCCACCTCTCGCCTCCGCGCTCCGTCCGGCTCCGCCGCTCAGCTGCGTCCGGGGCCCGGGCTCCGAGAGCGGCTTCTCCCTCACAGCTGCGCTCCGCAGCGCAACCCAACTGCGGGCCCCGCCCTCGCGGCGTCCCGACCAACCGAAGGCATGCGCCGCGGGGACGCTGCGCCTCTATTGGACGAGGCGGCCTGGTGGGCGTGACATCTGGGCTCCTATTGGACGAGGCGGCCTGGTGGGCGGGCAGAGCCGCTGGGCTACTATTGGACAAAAATGCGTGGTGGGCTGGGCCTCTGGGCTGCTATTGGACTAA